In one Hydrogenispora ethanolica genomic region, the following are encoded:
- the tnpB gene encoding IS66 family insertion sequence element accessory protein TnpB — protein sequence MRFAGKPVYLCCGHTDMRKSINGLMTLVQQGFSLDPFA from the coding sequence ATGCGGTTCGCCGGAAAACCCGTGTACCTGTGCTGCGGGCATACAGACATGAGAAAATCGATCAACGGGCTGATGACACTGGTGCAGCAAGGCTTTTCCCTTGATCCGTTCGCCG